The Micromonospora sp. M71_S20 genome has a window encoding:
- a CDS encoding PT domain-containing protein, whose product MVIGLVVVLLLCPCLGLAGWAFWQGGDDEDPIAAPTVSASADPTGQPTTEPTDDPTTEPTDEPSAAPTSARPSPSRRDFAKGDCVVNDGTASKAELRKVPCGPNTYEVLLRIPGTADGDRCKTRAPEATANYVHDNSVDFLDYVLCLKKR is encoded by the coding sequence CTGGTCATCGGCCTGGTGGTGGTGCTCCTGCTCTGCCCGTGCCTCGGCCTGGCCGGCTGGGCGTTCTGGCAGGGCGGCGACGACGAGGACCCGATCGCTGCCCCGACGGTGAGCGCCTCCGCCGACCCGACGGGCCAGCCGACGACGGAGCCGACGGACGACCCGACGACCGAGCCGACCGACGAGCCCAGCGCGGCGCCGACCTCCGCCAGGCCGAGCCCGAGCAGGAGGGACTTCGCCAAGGGCGACTGCGTGGTCAACGACGGCACGGCCAGCAAGGCCGAGCTGCGGAAGGTGCCCTGCGGTCCCAACACGTACGAGGTGCTGCTGCGGATCCCGGGCACGGCGGACGGCGACCGGTGCAAGACCCGGGCCCCGGAGGCGACCGCGAACTACGTGCACGACAACTCGGTGGACTTCCTCGACTACGTGCTCTGCCTGAAGAAGCGCTGA
- a CDS encoding glycosyltransferase 87 family protein, which translates to MPATVGRRVDRLAPVRRVTRGIDRRTVVRTGIVAAVAYAAWLAIGAFGRPYNFFDMKIYHGAVVWWASGHELYEFIAPGTTLGFTYPPFGGLVMLPMAHLPVELAGTVNALASIAALAVVLAGLLRPIVDRLGWPLWFTVGIATPLAVAVEPARETLGYGQVNLLLFALIMADLIGLRWRARRGTHIPPTDGPLLRFVYSGAWAGVGIGLATAVKLTPALFIAYLMITRQWRAATTAIGTVIAVTVGSFAVVGTESRAYFGGVLWQTERVGAADMTPNQSLAGLLARLYDSIETPGLLWLSFSVLMLAVGLSRAVNARADGDELTAFTLVGLTANVISPISWTHHLVWVIPAIIVLADAAVRRREASRGLAQRAGQGGYGGPPGVTGLRSPIWYPTLTGLRHGVAAIGLYLLFLVSPIWPYEHQLPEVSHYQDGLFGALMENSLALALILLVAALPWRPGAEPAFYADRFGRQAAPSLRR; encoded by the coding sequence ATGCCGGCGACCGTCGGAAGACGGGTGGACCGCCTCGCCCCAGTCCGTCGCGTAACGCGTGGGATCGATCGTAGGACAGTCGTACGGACCGGCATCGTGGCCGCCGTCGCCTATGCCGCATGGCTCGCCATCGGTGCTTTCGGGCGGCCGTACAACTTCTTCGACATGAAGATCTACCACGGCGCGGTGGTGTGGTGGGCGAGCGGTCACGAGCTCTACGAGTTCATCGCACCCGGCACCACCCTGGGCTTCACCTACCCGCCGTTCGGTGGTCTGGTGATGCTGCCGATGGCGCACCTGCCGGTCGAGCTGGCCGGGACGGTCAACGCGCTCGCCAGCATCGCCGCCCTGGCCGTCGTTCTGGCCGGGCTGCTCCGCCCGATCGTCGACCGGCTCGGTTGGCCCCTCTGGTTCACCGTGGGGATCGCGACGCCGCTGGCGGTCGCCGTCGAGCCGGCCCGGGAGACCCTCGGCTACGGCCAGGTGAACCTGCTCCTCTTCGCACTGATCATGGCCGACCTGATCGGCCTGCGCTGGCGGGCCCGCCGGGGCACCCACATCCCCCCGACCGACGGCCCGCTGCTGCGCTTCGTCTACAGCGGCGCCTGGGCCGGCGTGGGCATCGGCCTGGCCACCGCCGTCAAGCTGACCCCGGCGCTGTTCATCGCCTACCTGATGATCACGCGGCAGTGGCGTGCCGCGACCACCGCGATCGGCACGGTGATCGCGGTGACGGTCGGTTCCTTCGCGGTCGTCGGCACCGAGTCGCGGGCCTACTTCGGCGGCGTGCTCTGGCAGACCGAGCGGGTCGGGGCCGCCGACATGACGCCCAACCAGTCGCTGGCGGGGCTGCTGGCCCGGCTGTACGACTCGATCGAGACGCCCGGCCTGCTCTGGCTGTCGTTCTCGGTGCTGATGCTGGCGGTCGGCCTCTCCCGGGCCGTCAACGCCCGCGCCGACGGCGACGAGCTGACCGCGTTCACCCTGGTCGGCCTCACCGCCAACGTGATCAGCCCGATCTCCTGGACGCACCACCTGGTCTGGGTGATCCCGGCGATCATCGTGCTGGCCGACGCCGCCGTACGCCGCCGCGAAGCCAGTCGCGGGCTGGCCCAGCGGGCCGGTCAGGGCGGGTACGGCGGGCCGCCGGGGGTGACCGGGCTGCGCTCGCCGATCTGGTACCCGACGCTGACCGGGCTCCGGCACGGCGTCGCGGCGATCGGGCTCTACCTGCTCTTCCTGGTCTCCCCGATCTGGCCGTACGAGCACCAGCTCCCCGAGGTGTCGCACTACCAGGACGGCCTCTTCGGCGCCCTGATGGAGAACTCGCTGGCGCTGGCCCTGATCCTGCTGGTCGCCGCCCTGCCGTGGCGCCCCGGCGCCGAGCCGGCCTTCTACGCCGACCGGTTCGGCCGCCAGGCCGCGCCGAGCCTCCGCCGCTGA
- a CDS encoding ATP-binding protein, whose translation MDPVRNPYAPGAGQRPPELAGRGRELDVFDVVLERIARGRPERSLMLTGLRGVGKTVLLNTLRSQAINHLWGSGKIEARPDQSLRRPIAAALHMAVRELAPRHRAPDRIDAFLGVLKAFAQRTAPTGRGNAAPKLRDRWQPGIDVPAASGRADSGDIEIDLVELLTDAAAVAADVGTGIAVFIDEMQDLGPEDVSALCAACHELSQLGAPLIVVGAGLPHLPAVLSAAKSYSERLFRYQRIDRLDRIAADQALCAPAEREEVEYEQKALDLLYEKSGGYPYFVQAYGKATWDHAPRSPITAADVRVAAPEAEAELAVGFFGSRFERATPAEREYMRAMATLSLVEGEADGGGRDDMDAAVPTAEIARALGRKPASLSPARDALIKKGLIYSGERGTVAFTVPHFGRYLRTQPA comes from the coding sequence GTGGATCCGGTCCGCAACCCGTACGCCCCGGGCGCCGGCCAGCGTCCCCCCGAGCTCGCCGGGCGGGGGCGCGAGCTGGACGTCTTCGACGTCGTGCTGGAGCGCATCGCCCGGGGCCGGCCGGAACGCAGCCTGATGCTCACCGGCCTGCGCGGGGTCGGCAAGACGGTGCTGCTCAACACCCTCCGCTCCCAGGCGATCAACCACCTCTGGGGCAGCGGCAAGATCGAGGCCCGGCCGGACCAGTCGCTGCGCCGCCCGATCGCCGCCGCGCTGCACATGGCCGTCCGGGAGCTGGCTCCCCGGCACCGCGCACCCGACCGGATCGACGCCTTCCTCGGCGTGCTCAAGGCGTTCGCCCAGCGGACCGCGCCGACCGGTCGTGGCAACGCCGCCCCGAAGCTGCGCGACCGGTGGCAGCCCGGCATCGACGTGCCCGCCGCCAGCGGCCGTGCCGACTCCGGCGACATCGAGATCGACCTGGTCGAGCTGCTCACCGACGCCGCGGCGGTGGCCGCCGACGTCGGCACCGGCATCGCGGTCTTCATCGACGAGATGCAGGATCTCGGCCCGGAGGACGTCTCCGCGCTCTGCGCCGCCTGCCACGAGCTGTCCCAGCTAGGCGCGCCGCTGATCGTGGTCGGCGCCGGGCTGCCGCACCTGCCGGCCGTGCTCAGCGCGGCCAAGTCGTACTCCGAACGGCTCTTCCGCTACCAGCGCATCGACCGGCTCGACCGGATCGCCGCCGATCAGGCGCTCTGCGCGCCGGCCGAGCGCGAGGAGGTGGAGTACGAGCAGAAGGCGCTCGACCTGCTCTACGAGAAGTCCGGCGGCTACCCCTACTTCGTCCAGGCGTACGGCAAGGCGACGTGGGACCACGCGCCCCGCTCGCCGATCACCGCCGCCGACGTACGGGTCGCCGCGCCCGAGGCCGAGGCCGAGCTGGCCGTGGGCTTCTTCGGCTCCCGCTTCGAACGGGCCACCCCGGCCGAACGCGAGTACATGCGGGCCATGGCCACGCTGTCCCTGGTGGAGGGCGAGGCCGACGGCGGAGGCCGCGACGACATGGACGCCGCCGTGCCGACGGCGGAGATCGCCCGGGCCCTCGGGCGCAAGCCGGCCAGCCTCTCCCCGGCCCGGGACGCGCTGATCAAGAAGGGCCTGATCTACTCCGGTGAACGCGGCACGGTCGCCTTCACCGTCCCCCACTTCGGCCGCTACCTGCGCACCCAACCGGCCTGA
- a CDS encoding EamA family transporter has translation MSPPPPSAQPPVDAGTRPGPDAGTGRTAAATPALLWTALLLVYVLWGSTYLGIRIAVESMPPLGSAAARFAAAGLVLAIVLRVRRGRGALRVDRRQLASAALVGVLLLACGNGLVVLAESGPVGVAVPSGIAALLVATVPLLVVLLRTVTGDRPRSWTLAGVTLGFVGLVLLVLPTGGADAVPLTGALTVVAAATCWSIGSFLSGRIRMPADPFVATVYEMFAGAAALAVLSVGRGELRGFDVGEVTTRSWLALAYLTVAGSLVAFTAYVWLLHHAPISLASTYAYVNPVVAVALGALFAAEPVTARVVLGGAVIVAGVALVVSTERPRRPARGTAPEPSRR, from the coding sequence ATGAGCCCACCTCCACCGAGTGCGCAGCCGCCCGTCGACGCGGGTACCCGGCCCGGCCCGGACGCCGGGACGGGTCGTACGGCTGCCGCCACGCCGGCCCTGCTCTGGACCGCACTGCTGCTGGTCTACGTCCTGTGGGGCTCCACCTACCTGGGCATCCGGATCGCGGTGGAGTCCATGCCGCCGCTCGGCTCGGCGGCCGCCCGGTTCGCCGCCGCCGGCCTGGTGCTGGCGATCGTGCTGCGGGTGCGGCGGGGGCGGGGCGCGCTGCGGGTCGACCGGCGGCAGCTCGCCTCGGCCGCGTTGGTCGGGGTCCTCCTGCTGGCCTGCGGCAACGGGCTGGTGGTGCTCGCCGAGTCCGGTCCGGTGGGGGTGGCGGTGCCCTCCGGGATCGCCGCCCTGCTGGTGGCGACCGTGCCGCTGCTGGTGGTGCTGCTGCGTACGGTCACCGGCGACCGACCCCGGTCGTGGACGCTGGCCGGGGTGACGTTGGGCTTCGTCGGCCTGGTGCTGCTGGTGCTGCCGACCGGCGGGGCGGACGCCGTGCCGCTCACCGGGGCGCTGACCGTGGTCGCCGCGGCCACCTGCTGGTCGATCGGCTCCTTCCTCTCCGGCCGGATCCGGATGCCCGCCGATCCGTTCGTCGCCACCGTCTACGAGATGTTCGCCGGGGCGGCGGCGCTGGCCGTCCTCTCGGTGGGCCGTGGCGAGCTGCGCGGCTTCGACGTGGGCGAGGTGACCACCCGGTCATGGCTCGCGCTCGCGTACCTGACGGTGGCCGGCTCGCTGGTGGCCTTCACCGCGTACGTCTGGCTGCTGCACCACGCCCCGATCTCGCTGGCCTCCACCTACGCCTACGTCAACCCGGTGGTCGCGGTGGCGCTCGGCGCGTTGTTCGCCGCCGAGCCGGTCACCGCGCGGGTGGTGCTCGGTGGCGCGGTCATCGTCGCCGGGGTGGCCCTCGTGGTGAGCACCGAGAGACCGCGACGTCCCGCCCGGGGGACCGCGCCGGAGCCGTCGCGCCGGTAG
- a CDS encoding DoxX family protein, with translation MKPVRSLARAMLSGIFVVSGFTNLRNPGRLVPAAKPVTDRVTPLLEKADPRIPTDTETLIRVNAAVQVGAGLMLATGRFARPAALVLAGTLVPVTLAGHPFWNNDDPAARHNNQIHFLKNLGLLGGLLLAAADTGGKPGLRWRTGHRIGHSRRSVQRAVRTARREARIAVRSAATARRLPG, from the coding sequence ATGAAACCCGTACGTTCCCTCGCCCGCGCCATGCTGAGCGGCATCTTCGTGGTCAGCGGGTTCACCAACCTCCGCAACCCCGGGCGGCTGGTCCCGGCCGCGAAGCCCGTGACGGACCGGGTGACCCCGCTGCTGGAGAAGGCCGACCCCCGCATCCCCACCGACACCGAGACGCTGATCCGGGTCAACGCGGCGGTGCAGGTCGGCGCCGGGCTGATGCTCGCCACCGGCCGGTTCGCCCGGCCGGCTGCGCTGGTCCTCGCCGGCACGCTGGTCCCGGTGACCCTCGCCGGGCATCCCTTCTGGAACAACGACGACCCGGCGGCGCGGCACAACAACCAGATCCACTTCCTGAAGAACCTCGGCCTCCTCGGCGGACTGCTGCTCGCCGCCGCCGACACCGGCGGCAAGCCCGGGCTGCGGTGGCGGACCGGTCACCGGATCGGCCACTCCCGACGTTCCGTGCAGCGAGCCGTCCGTACCGCCCGCAGGGAGGCCCGGATCGCCGTACGATCGGCAGCGACGGCCCGACGACTGCCTGGCTGA
- a CDS encoding UvrD-helicase domain-containing protein yields the protein MPPFSPAPPGGLSPFVADLHIHSKYSRACSRDLTLPNLGWWARRKGIGVLGTGDFTHPAWYDHLRETLHPAEPGLHRLSPEAERDIARRLPPRLASEAEADPVRFMLSVEISTIYKRDDRTRKVHHLIYLPDLDAVARFNTALGRIGNLGSDGRPILGLDSRDLLEITLEASADGYLVPAHIWTPWFSALGSKSGFDAIADCYADLAGHIFAVETGLSSDPEMNWRVGSLDGYRLVSNSDAHSPPALAREATVFATARDYFAIRDALRTGDGLAGTIEFFPEEGKYHADGHRLCGVNWSPEKTRAADGRCPECGKPLTVGVLSRVEELADRPSGHRPAHARDVTHLVPLAEILGEVNKVGARSKKVEGKLHELVAALGPELEILTTTPLDEIGRVGGELLAEGIGRLRRGDVRRVPGYDGEYGVITLFDPAELGGNAGGAQETLFDVPVPAQRTPTEPAPKPRAKRPAAAKPEPKRKAAPVAPPPPIAPTPSPHEPFEPMLAGMEEVGTGLLDRLDAMQRVAASAPGGPLLIVAGPGTGKTRTLTHRIAYLCAELNVFPEQCLAITFTRRAAEELRHRLDGLLGPVAEDVTVGTFHSLGLTILRENADAVGLPADFRIADDAQRAEARAEAGNDEAGYAALLRKQDLVDLDELLTLPVALLKADKKLVRHYRERWRWIFVDEYQDVDEVQYELLRLLSPADGNLCAIGDPDQAIYSFRGADVGYFLRFSQDFTDARLVRLNRNYRSSAPILAAAVQAIAPSSLVRGRRLDPARLDPEAPLVGRYPAASVSDEADFVVRTIDELVGGLSHRSLDSGRIDGRSTSLSFSEIAVLYRTDAQAAPIVDALARANIPVQKRSHDRLRDRPGVAAIARELRHADGLDGSLAARVRLAGQVLAERFAVPTLDGANTVRPEDVRSAVDLLTPLARRCGDDLPLFLSQLATGAEVDALDPRAEAVTLLTLHAAKGLEFPVVFLVGAEDGLLPLRWPGSTPDEDAIAEERRLFFVGLTRAQDRLYVTHAARRSRHGTERECAPSPFLDAIDPGLFERFGEAEPRRPRDRQLRLI from the coding sequence GTGCCTCCGTTCAGTCCCGCACCCCCCGGCGGCCTCTCGCCGTTCGTCGCGGATCTGCACATCCACTCGAAGTACTCGCGCGCGTGCAGCCGCGACCTCACCCTGCCCAACCTCGGCTGGTGGGCGCGGCGCAAGGGCATCGGGGTGCTCGGCACCGGCGACTTCACCCACCCCGCCTGGTACGACCACCTCCGCGAGACGCTGCACCCGGCCGAGCCCGGCCTGCACCGGCTCAGCCCGGAGGCGGAGCGGGACATCGCCCGCCGGCTGCCGCCCCGGCTGGCGAGCGAGGCGGAGGCGGACCCGGTCCGGTTCATGCTCAGCGTGGAGATCTCCACGATCTACAAGCGGGACGACCGCACCCGCAAGGTGCACCACCTGATCTACCTGCCCGACCTGGACGCGGTGGCCCGGTTCAACACCGCGCTCGGGCGGATCGGCAACCTGGGCTCGGACGGCCGGCCGATCCTCGGTCTGGACTCCCGGGACCTGCTGGAGATCACCCTGGAGGCCAGCGCCGACGGCTACCTGGTGCCGGCGCACATCTGGACCCCGTGGTTCTCCGCGCTGGGCTCCAAGTCGGGCTTCGACGCGATCGCCGACTGCTACGCCGACCTGGCCGGGCACATCTTCGCGGTGGAGACCGGCCTCTCCTCCGACCCCGAGATGAACTGGCGCGTCGGCAGCCTGGACGGCTACCGGCTGGTGTCGAACTCCGACGCGCACTCGCCGCCGGCGCTGGCCCGGGAGGCCACCGTCTTCGCCACCGCCCGCGACTACTTCGCGATCCGGGACGCCCTGCGTACCGGCGACGGGCTCGCCGGGACCATCGAGTTCTTCCCCGAGGAGGGCAAGTACCACGCGGACGGGCACCGGCTCTGCGGGGTCAACTGGTCGCCCGAGAAGACCCGGGCCGCCGATGGCCGCTGCCCGGAGTGCGGCAAGCCGCTGACCGTCGGCGTACTCAGCCGGGTCGAGGAGCTGGCCGACCGGCCGTCGGGGCACCGGCCCGCGCACGCCCGCGACGTCACCCACCTGGTGCCGCTGGCCGAGATCCTCGGCGAGGTCAACAAGGTGGGCGCCCGGTCCAAGAAGGTCGAGGGGAAGCTCCACGAGCTGGTCGCCGCCCTCGGCCCGGAGCTTGAGATCCTCACCACCACGCCGCTCGACGAGATCGGCCGGGTCGGCGGGGAACTGCTCGCCGAGGGCATCGGCCGGCTGCGCCGGGGCGACGTCCGCCGGGTCCCCGGCTACGACGGCGAGTACGGCGTCATCACCCTCTTCGACCCGGCCGAGCTGGGCGGCAACGCCGGCGGGGCCCAGGAGACGCTCTTCGACGTACCCGTGCCGGCGCAGCGCACCCCGACGGAGCCGGCGCCGAAGCCCCGGGCCAAGCGCCCGGCGGCGGCCAAGCCCGAACCGAAGCGCAAGGCCGCGCCGGTCGCGCCCCCGCCTCCGATCGCGCCGACGCCCTCGCCGCACGAGCCGTTCGAGCCGATGCTCGCCGGCATGGAGGAGGTCGGCACCGGTCTGCTGGACCGCCTGGACGCCATGCAGCGGGTGGCCGCCTCCGCGCCGGGCGGTCCGCTGCTCATCGTCGCCGGGCCGGGCACCGGCAAGACCCGGACGCTGACCCACCGGATCGCCTACCTCTGCGCGGAGCTGAACGTCTTCCCGGAGCAGTGCCTGGCGATCACGTTCACCCGGCGGGCCGCCGAGGAGCTGCGGCACCGCCTCGACGGCCTGCTCGGCCCGGTCGCCGAGGACGTCACCGTCGGCACCTTCCACTCGCTGGGCCTGACCATCCTGCGGGAGAACGCCGACGCCGTCGGCCTGCCGGCGGACTTCCGCATCGCCGACGACGCCCAGCGGGCGGAGGCCCGCGCCGAGGCGGGCAACGACGAGGCCGGCTACGCGGCGCTGCTGCGCAAGCAGGACCTGGTGGACCTGGACGAGCTGCTGACCCTGCCGGTCGCGCTGCTGAAGGCCGACAAGAAGCTGGTCCGGCACTACCGGGAGCGCTGGCGCTGGATCTTCGTCGACGAGTACCAGGACGTCGACGAGGTGCAGTACGAGCTGCTGCGCCTCCTCAGCCCCGCCGACGGCAACCTCTGCGCGATCGGCGACCCGGACCAGGCGATCTACTCCTTCCGGGGCGCCGACGTCGGTTACTTCCTGCGTTTCTCGCAGGACTTCACCGACGCCCGGCTGGTCCGGCTGAACCGCAACTACCGCTCGTCCGCCCCCATCCTGGCCGCCGCCGTGCAGGCCATCGCGCCGTCGTCGCTGGTCCGGGGCCGCCGGCTCGACCCGGCTCGGCTCGACCCTGAGGCCCCGCTGGTGGGTCGCTACCCGGCGGCCTCCGTCTCCGACGAGGCCGACTTCGTCGTACGCACCATCGACGAGCTGGTCGGCGGCCTCTCCCACCGGTCGCTGGACTCGGGGCGGATCGACGGCCGGTCGACCTCGCTGTCCTTCTCCGAGATCGCGGTGCTCTACCGCACCGACGCGCAGGCCGCACCGATCGTGGACGCGCTGGCCCGGGCGAACATCCCCGTGCAGAAGCGCTCGCACGACCGGCTGCGCGACCGCCCCGGCGTGGCCGCCATCGCCCGCGAGCTGCGCCACGCCGACGGGCTCGACGGCTCGCTGGCCGCGCGGGTCCGGCTGGCCGGGCAGGTGCTGGCGGAGCGCTTCGCCGTGCCGACGCTGGATGGCGCCAACACGGTCCGCCCGGAGGACGTCCGGTCGGCCGTCGACCTGCTCACCCCGCTCGCCCGCCGCTGCGGCGACGACCTGCCGCTGTTCCTGTCCCAGCTCGCCACCGGGGCGGAGGTCGACGCGCTCGACCCCCGCGCCGAGGCGGTCACCCTGCTCACCCTGCACGCCGCCAAGGGGCTGGAGTTCCCGGTGGTCTTCCTGGTCGGCGCCGAGGACGGGCTGCTCCCGCTGCGCTGGCCCGGCAGCACACCCGACGAGGACGCGATCGCCGAGGAGCGGCGGCTCTTCTTCGTCGGGCTGACTCGGGCCCAGGACCGGCTGTACGTCACCCACGCCGCCCGCCGCAGCCGGCACGGCACGGAACGCGAGTGCGCCCCGTCGCCGTTCCTCGACGCCATCGACCCGGGCCTCTTCGAGCGCTTCGGCGAGGCCGAACCCCGCCGCCCCCGCGACCGCCAGCTCCGCCTCATCTGA
- a CDS encoding GNAT family N-acetyltransferase — MPRVTTLRLRPEDPADTGAVRRVLAAAFARPDVSTPPEVGLVEELRDTDAWVPELAMVAEYGGEVVGYALLTRVRVKSDDHTAPALALGPVAVAPHRRRIGLGTAVVQAALEAATELGERLVVVLGDPGYYHRFGFGRADRMGLTSPWSGLGDPWQALVLPPATSGEGPPPRGEVLFPPPWSNV; from the coding sequence GTGCCCCGCGTGACGACGCTGCGGTTGCGACCCGAGGACCCGGCCGACACCGGCGCGGTCCGGCGGGTGCTGGCCGCCGCGTTCGCCCGCCCCGACGTGTCCACGCCGCCCGAGGTGGGGCTGGTCGAGGAGTTGCGCGACACCGACGCCTGGGTGCCGGAGCTGGCGATGGTCGCCGAGTACGGCGGCGAGGTCGTCGGCTACGCCCTGCTCACCCGGGTCCGGGTGAAGTCCGACGACCACACCGCGCCGGCGCTGGCGCTCGGTCCCGTGGCGGTCGCGCCGCACCGGCGGCGGATCGGGCTCGGCACGGCGGTGGTGCAGGCCGCCCTCGAGGCGGCCACCGAGCTGGGCGAGCGGCTGGTGGTGGTGCTCGGCGACCCCGGCTACTACCACCGGTTCGGGTTCGGCCGGGCGGACCGGATGGGCCTGACCAGCCCCTGGTCGGGTCTCGGCGACCCCTGGCAGGCGCTGGTGCTGCCGCCGGCCACGAGCGGTGAGGGCCCGCCGCCGCGCGGCGAGGTGCTGTTCCCGCCGCCCTGGTCCAATGTCTGA
- a CDS encoding prepilin peptidase, producing MSTGLLAGVALLGALAGLAAPRAARHFTAPLAPHVAGATPNAARDTRSTPRVVEAAPGAVRDTGAAPGAGWGAAAGAVVFTGLAAALGADPVLPVLLVLAAVGLVLALVDLSCLRLPDPLVGAAALVAAVGLTGAAAASGSPGRLLGAVAGAALCFACHVVLAVLPGSRLGFGDVKLAAVLGLPLGWLGGSSLALGLLLPHVLHGALVLVLLVAGRVRRDTPLPLGPALLTGAWLAALTA from the coding sequence GTGTCGACCGGGCTGCTGGCAGGCGTGGCGCTGCTCGGCGCCCTGGCCGGCCTCGCCGCGCCCCGGGCCGCCCGCCACTTCACCGCCCCGCTCGCACCGCACGTCGCCGGCGCCACGCCGAACGCGGCGCGGGACACCCGGTCCACGCCGCGCGTCGTCGAGGCCGCGCCGGGCGCGGTGCGGGACACCGGGGCCGCGCCGGGCGCCGGGTGGGGCGCGGCGGCGGGTGCGGTCGTGTTCACCGGGCTCGCGGCGGCCCTGGGGGCGGATCCCGTCCTGCCGGTTCTTCTCGTGCTGGCCGCCGTCGGGCTGGTGCTCGCCCTGGTCGACCTGTCCTGCCTGCGGCTGCCCGACCCGCTGGTCGGCGCCGCCGCGCTGGTCGCCGCCGTCGGCCTGACCGGCGCTGCGGCGGCGTCCGGCAGCCCCGGGCGCCTGCTCGGCGCGGTGGCCGGGGCGGCGCTCTGCTTCGCCTGCCACGTGGTGCTGGCGGTGCTGCCCGGCTCCCGGCTGGGCTTCGGCGACGTAAAGCTCGCCGCCGTTCTGGGCCTGCCGCTCGGCTGGCTCGGCGGGTCGTCCCTGGCGCTCGGGCTGCTCCTGCCGCACGTGCTGCACGGTGCGCTGGTGCTCGTCCTGCTGGTCGCCGGCAGGGTGCGCCGCGACACCCCGCTCCCGCTTGGCCCGGCCCTCCTCACCGGCGCCTGGCTGGCCGCCCTGACCGCCTGA
- a CDS encoding molybdenum cofactor biosynthesis protein MoaE: MTAPTADASAYQPATFGEVTDRPLDLAAHEAAVADRRAGAVVSFQGVVRDHDHGRAVTSLEYEGHPSAERILREVAAEIAADPDVYAVAVSHRVGPLAIGDAALVAAVSTAHRAAAFAACARLVDEVKARLPIWKRQVFADGTEEWVNCP, encoded by the coding sequence GTGACCGCGCCGACGGCCGACGCATCGGCCTACCAGCCCGCGACGTTCGGCGAGGTCACCGACCGGCCGCTCGACCTCGCCGCGCACGAGGCGGCGGTCGCGGACCGCCGGGCCGGCGCGGTGGTCTCGTTCCAGGGGGTGGTCCGCGACCACGACCACGGCCGCGCGGTGACCAGCCTGGAGTACGAGGGCCACCCGAGCGCCGAACGGATCCTGCGCGAGGTCGCGGCCGAGATAGCCGCCGACCCGGACGTGTACGCGGTCGCGGTGTCGCACCGGGTCGGCCCGCTCGCCATCGGCGACGCGGCCCTGGTGGCGGCGGTCAGCACCGCCCACCGGGCCGCCGCGTTCGCGGCCTGCGCCCGACTGGTCGACGAGGTCAAGGCGCGGCTGCCGATCTGGAAGCGGCAGGTCTTCGCCGACGGCACCGAGGAGTGGGTGAACTGCCCCTGA